From one Magnetofaba australis IT-1 genomic stretch:
- a CDS encoding response regulator translates to MVEAPPQSGFETHGVQTTVWITLLACVLMTASQLGVFWLLEVIAFQIHDLWFNALVQSIGATVVAAPIGYLLARWSIGVGNRPLAWDILFKIGMLAFTLELCLALALGVWAAEWPVQRVTLVNAVVLALTCAPALGYWLLKSRERASLNAVTQDNQKRNALFLFLSFFTLAPLAAGAFALHHQDSARRIQLLLEQESQRAQVSGATLTQDLHGVVEDLLALSTWRGMRALTQETLPPKKLETLLQDLAAFLTHKPHYEQLRLMDLDGALRLAVNASGPYLLGGAKGHEQMAGKLEPEQLRMALPLRRGDVYLSPLRLNDKRADEATARANMRFITPVFDGENRKTGLLMIEFRADGLFDRLAQSKRLFLGALYLVSSRGEWLPASTLDESATPDPATRALAWSRMKAHWQGSFLHQGDGFVFARIASPLTLPGAGPRVYGDLGVGWPSWRLLSRISQAQLLESIGHQSHRSWYFSVGMAALLAVTAAWFVSGAIQRRRILSAKLRQAQNRLRQAQQISSLGAWDWDLTRDVAYWSDQMYVIFGRDPTRFAPKGEALLDQVCPEDRPRVAGAMATARHSLNGEFLTQHHILLPNGAKRLVRQSGRFIANEQGEAVWAVGATQDITAMVEMERALTTSMGRFEALAGMAPVGVFETDAQGGFLYVNDAWKRAASLNDHQASGDGWRDALHPLDRQWVVEAWEQAVADRKPFKAEYRFTNSHDDETWVAVEANPQFDESGNLRGFVGAFTDITEAKGVEHERLLAYQSQVVINQLLKLSLTRASMETLLQRALDQVLSHASFTLTDAGAIFLYEENGPHPDAPLTMVAQRNLEPQIKARCAHLEMGMCLCGIAAQTRALVHASHVDERHKVGFEQMRDHGHYCTPIQSGKELLGVLTLYLPAGRVRNAEETAFLETVCHSLAGLIQRRRLDEELESSSHHAAQANMAKSAFLANMSHEIRTPLNAMIGLSRLLGRTDLTPQQKAYLGKIDASAHSLSGVIDNILDFARIESGRMELEKSAFDLDLLLSQVTDILGQRCQDKGLELLVEVAGNTPRYLLGDVTRLKQVLLNLGGNAVKFTERGEVLVAVSAQSEGGDRHRIRFAIKDTGVGLTKTQLMRLLSDPPVDPNLESSEEGRKLGLRISRELTSLMGGQLQARSQPGQGAEFFFSIVCRAIDEQQASAPSPQSVALRGKRVLVVVEDASAREELLKQLGELALDSHGVATPEQALSELKRVINAPGEAPYELLCMDCRAPCEDGLMAVDRLRREAGLKQRLTVFLIASEEAAANAHLEAALHQAMEEDRLHAVLPRPVRNAALFGALERAFITRADTQSEALDAMADYPAPDRFAGVRALVVEDQPLNLEVAVEILQTVGVEVETAEHGAQALDKVFARRSDPYDVIFMDIQMPVMDGLASARAIHSQCPEIGTPIIAMTANAAEEDVRAALAAGMSAHLAKPIDVAELFAALEKWAKPKQQSWDQSV, encoded by the coding sequence ATGGTTGAGGCGCCCCCCCAAAGCGGTTTCGAGACCCACGGCGTGCAAACCACGGTATGGATAACGCTGCTGGCGTGTGTGCTGATGACGGCGAGTCAGCTGGGGGTGTTTTGGTTGCTGGAGGTCATCGCGTTTCAGATTCACGATCTCTGGTTCAACGCCTTGGTGCAGTCCATCGGCGCCACGGTGGTGGCGGCGCCCATTGGTTATCTGCTGGCGCGCTGGAGCATCGGCGTCGGCAACCGCCCGTTGGCGTGGGACATCCTGTTTAAAATTGGGATGTTGGCGTTTACCCTGGAGCTGTGTCTGGCGTTGGCGTTGGGTGTGTGGGCGGCGGAGTGGCCCGTACAGCGCGTAACGCTGGTGAATGCGGTGGTTCTGGCGCTCACATGCGCCCCGGCGCTGGGCTATTGGTTGTTGAAGAGTCGTGAGCGCGCCTCGCTCAATGCGGTGACTCAGGATAACCAAAAACGCAATGCGCTGTTTCTGTTTCTCTCATTTTTCACCCTTGCGCCGTTGGCGGCGGGGGCGTTTGCGCTGCACCATCAAGACAGCGCGCGCAGAATTCAGCTGCTGCTCGAGCAGGAGTCCCAGCGCGCGCAGGTAAGCGGCGCCACGCTGACGCAGGATCTGCACGGGGTGGTGGAGGATCTGCTGGCGCTCTCCACCTGGCGCGGCATGCGCGCGTTGACCCAAGAGACGTTGCCGCCTAAGAAGTTGGAGACGCTGCTGCAGGATCTGGCGGCGTTTTTGACCCATAAACCCCACTATGAACAGTTGCGCTTGATGGATCTGGATGGCGCGCTGCGGTTGGCGGTGAACGCCAGCGGACCCTATCTGTTGGGCGGGGCCAAAGGCCATGAGCAGATGGCGGGCAAATTGGAGCCTGAGCAGTTGCGCATGGCGTTGCCGTTGCGGCGAGGCGATGTCTACCTGTCGCCGCTCAGACTCAACGACAAACGCGCCGATGAGGCGACGGCGCGGGCCAATATGCGCTTTATTACGCCGGTTTTTGACGGCGAGAACCGCAAAACCGGCCTGCTGATGATCGAATTTCGCGCCGATGGTCTGTTTGATCGTCTGGCGCAGAGCAAGCGCCTGTTTCTCGGCGCGCTCTACCTGGTGAGCAGCCGCGGCGAGTGGTTGCCCGCCTCTACGCTGGATGAATCCGCCACGCCGGATCCGGCCACCCGCGCGCTGGCGTGGTCGCGCATGAAGGCGCACTGGCAAGGGAGTTTCCTGCATCAGGGCGACGGCTTTGTGTTCGCCCGCATCGCCTCGCCGTTGACGCTGCCCGGGGCCGGGCCGCGGGTGTATGGCGATTTGGGCGTGGGTTGGCCATCGTGGCGTCTGCTCTCGCGCATCTCTCAGGCGCAGTTATTGGAGAGCATCGGTCATCAAAGTCATCGAAGTTGGTACTTCAGCGTCGGCATGGCTGCGCTGCTGGCGGTGACGGCGGCTTGGTTCGTCAGCGGCGCGATTCAGCGTCGCCGGATCTTGAGCGCCAAACTGCGCCAGGCGCAAAATCGACTGCGCCAGGCGCAACAGATCTCCTCCCTGGGCGCGTGGGATTGGGACCTGACCCGCGACGTGGCCTATTGGTCGGATCAGATGTACGTTATTTTTGGTCGCGACCCGACGCGTTTTGCGCCCAAAGGCGAGGCGCTGCTGGATCAAGTCTGCCCGGAGGACCGTCCGCGGGTGGCGGGGGCCATGGCCACCGCGCGCCACTCCCTCAATGGCGAATTTCTTACCCAACACCATATTCTGCTGCCCAATGGCGCCAAGCGTCTGGTGCGCCAGAGCGGTCGTTTCATCGCCAACGAGCAGGGCGAGGCGGTGTGGGCGGTGGGCGCCACCCAGGACATCACCGCCATGGTGGAGATGGAGCGCGCCCTCACCACCAGCATGGGCCGCTTCGAAGCGTTGGCGGGGATGGCGCCGGTGGGGGTGTTTGAAACCGACGCCCAGGGCGGCTTTCTGTATGTCAACGACGCCTGGAAGCGCGCCGCTTCACTGAATGATCATCAAGCCAGCGGCGATGGCTGGCGCGATGCGCTGCACCCCCTCGACCGGCAGTGGGTGGTGGAGGCGTGGGAGCAGGCGGTGGCCGACCGCAAACCGTTCAAAGCGGAGTATCGCTTCACCAATAGTCACGATGATGAGACTTGGGTGGCGGTGGAGGCCAATCCGCAGTTCGATGAGTCGGGCAACCTGCGTGGTTTTGTCGGCGCCTTCACCGACATCACCGAAGCCAAAGGGGTGGAGCACGAACGCCTGCTGGCGTATCAATCCCAGGTGGTGATCAATCAGCTGTTGAAACTCAGCCTGACCCGCGCCTCCATGGAGACCTTGTTGCAACGGGCGTTGGATCAGGTGCTCTCCCACGCCAGTTTCACCCTCACCGATGCGGGCGCGATTTTTCTCTATGAAGAGAACGGGCCGCACCCTGACGCGCCGCTCACCATGGTGGCGCAGCGCAACCTGGAGCCGCAGATCAAGGCCCGTTGCGCACATCTGGAGATGGGCATGTGTCTGTGCGGCATCGCCGCGCAGACGCGGGCGCTGGTGCACGCCAGCCACGTGGATGAGCGCCACAAGGTCGGCTTCGAGCAGATGCGCGATCATGGCCACTACTGCACGCCAATTCAGTCAGGCAAGGAGCTGCTGGGCGTGCTCACCCTCTACTTGCCCGCCGGACGCGTGCGCAACGCTGAAGAGACGGCGTTTCTGGAGACCGTATGCCACTCCCTGGCCGGATTGATCCAGCGGCGGCGTCTGGATGAGGAGTTGGAGAGCTCATCCCACCACGCCGCCCAGGCCAATATGGCCAAGAGCGCGTTCCTGGCCAACATGAGCCATGAGATCCGCACCCCGCTCAACGCCATGATCGGTTTGAGCCGTCTGTTGGGCCGCACCGATCTGACGCCGCAGCAGAAAGCCTATTTGGGCAAGATCGACGCTTCGGCGCACAGTCTGTCCGGAGTGATCGACAACATTCTCGATTTCGCCCGCATTGAGTCCGGTCGCATGGAGTTGGAGAAGTCGGCGTTTGATCTGGATCTGTTGCTCAGCCAAGTGACGGATATCCTTGGTCAGCGTTGTCAGGACAAAGGGCTCGAGTTGCTGGTGGAGGTGGCGGGCAATACGCCGCGCTATCTGCTGGGCGACGTGACGCGCCTCAAACAGGTGCTGCTGAACCTGGGCGGCAATGCGGTCAAATTCACCGAGCGCGGCGAAGTGCTGGTGGCGGTGTCGGCGCAATCGGAGGGGGGTGATCGCCACCGTATTCGTTTCGCCATCAAGGATACCGGCGTGGGGTTGACCAAAACCCAATTGATGCGTCTGCTCAGCGATCCGCCCGTTGACCCCAATTTGGAGAGCTCCGAAGAGGGGCGCAAGTTGGGTCTGCGCATCAGCCGGGAGTTGACCTCCTTGATGGGGGGGCAACTGCAGGCGCGTTCGCAACCGGGGCAGGGGGCGGAGTTCTTCTTCTCCATTGTCTGCCGCGCCATTGATGAGCAGCAGGCGTCGGCGCCGTCGCCGCAGAGCGTCGCCCTGCGCGGCAAGCGCGTGTTGGTGGTGGTGGAGGACGCCAGCGCCCGTGAGGAGTTGCTCAAGCAGTTGGGCGAGTTGGCGCTGGACTCCCACGGCGTGGCCACGCCTGAGCAGGCGCTTAGCGAACTCAAGCGGGTGATCAACGCGCCGGGCGAGGCGCCCTATGAGTTGCTGTGCATGGATTGCCGCGCGCCGTGTGAAGATGGTCTGATGGCGGTGGACAGATTGCGTCGTGAGGCGGGGTTGAAGCAGCGTTTGACGGTATTCCTCATCGCTTCGGAGGAGGCCGCCGCCAACGCGCATCTGGAGGCGGCGCTGCATCAGGCCATGGAGGAGGATCGGCTGCATGCGGTGCTGCCCAGGCCGGTGCGCAATGCGGCGCTGTTTGGCGCTTTGGAGCGCGCCTTCATCACCCGTGCGGATACGCAGTCCGAAGCGTTGGACGCCATGGCCGACTATCCGGCGCCGGACCGTTTCGCCGGGGTGCGCGCGCTGGTGGTGGAGGATCAACCGCTCAACCTGGAAGTGGCGGTCGAAATCTTGCAGACAGTGGGCGTGGAGGTGGAGACCGCCGAGCATGGCGCGCAGGCGCTGGATAAGGTGTTCGCCCGCCGCAGCGATCCGTATGATGTGATTTTCATGGATATTCAGATGCCGGTGATGGATGGTTTGGCGTCGGCGCGGGCGATCCATTCGCAGTGTCCGGAAATTGGCACGCCCATCATCGCCATGACCGCCAACGCCGCCGAAGAGGATGTGCGCGCCGCGCTGGCGGCGGGGATGAGCGCGCACCTGGCCAAGCCCATCGATGTAGCCGAGCTGTTCGCCGCGTTGGAAAAATGGGCCAAGCCGAAACAACAAAGTTGGGATCAGAGCGTCTAA
- a CDS encoding MDR/zinc-dependent alcohol dehydrogenase-like family protein translates to MASQDKSGAMRALVCENGAARLRRDYPIAPRAAGEARIRVVQAGVCATDLQLIAGYKGFSGVLGHEFVGVVEEADNARWIGQRVVGGINRACGQCAPCRRGDITHCAQRDVLGILGRDGAFADSCLLPEANLHAVPDGVSDDQAVFAEPLAAALAITDQHPIAPGERVTVIGDGRLGLLIVQVLALTGCDLTLVGRHAEKLALGEQWGARAGLASEPPVARSQDVVVACSGEASGLALAQSLVRPRGRIILKTTSAAQQGAAELDLNALVVDEVTLCGSRCGPMDAAVRLLAQGVIDVAPLISARFSLDQGEAALTAAARKGVLKVVLQMTC, encoded by the coding sequence ATGGCGTCTCAGGATAAGAGTGGCGCGATGCGCGCCCTGGTGTGTGAGAACGGCGCGGCGCGGTTGCGGCGTGACTATCCCATCGCGCCGCGTGCGGCGGGGGAGGCGCGCATCCGTGTGGTGCAAGCCGGGGTGTGCGCCACCGATCTACAACTGATCGCCGGGTATAAAGGCTTCTCCGGCGTGCTGGGTCATGAGTTCGTTGGCGTGGTTGAAGAAGCGGATAATGCAAGGTGGATTGGCCAACGGGTGGTGGGGGGCATCAATCGCGCCTGTGGCCAATGCGCCCCGTGCCGTCGCGGCGACATCACCCACTGCGCCCAGCGCGACGTGCTGGGCATTCTCGGTCGCGATGGCGCGTTTGCCGACTCTTGCCTGTTGCCTGAGGCCAATCTGCATGCGGTTCCTGACGGCGTGAGCGACGATCAGGCGGTGTTCGCCGAGCCGCTCGCCGCCGCTCTGGCTATCACCGATCAACACCCCATCGCCCCGGGCGAGCGGGTCACGGTGATTGGCGATGGCCGTTTGGGACTGCTGATTGTGCAAGTGCTGGCCCTCACCGGTTGTGACCTGACCCTGGTAGGTCGCCACGCCGAGAAGCTGGCGCTGGGGGAGCAGTGGGGCGCGCGCGCTGGTTTGGCGTCTGAACCGCCGGTGGCGCGGTCGCAGGATGTGGTGGTGGCCTGTAGCGGCGAGGCCAGCGGGCTGGCTTTGGCGCAATCCCTGGTGCGGCCCCGGGGGCGGATTATTCTCAAAACCACCAGCGCAGCGCAGCAGGGGGCGGCGGAGTTGGATCTCAACGCCCTGGTGGTGGATGAGGTGACTCTCTGCGGCTCCCGCTGCGGGCCCATGGATGCGGCGGTGCGTTTGCTGGCGCAGGGGGTGATTGATGTGGCGCCGCTGATCAGCGCGCGCTTCTCCCTGGATCAGGGCGAAGCCGCCTTGACCGCCGCCGCGCGTAAGGGGGTGTTAAAGGTGGTGCTGCAGATGACATGTTAA
- a CDS encoding DUF2703 domain-containing protein, with product MSHCTTDCSCHDQPQTKLQPLSIELLYLDNEHCSRCAETERNLNEAIQRTTPVLEALGREAQLTAIHVESEESARELRLRASPTIRIDGRDMLGADEETPCAPCSELADGAAVTCRAWSWRGEGMDEPPVGLLVEEILRAALDAPQSSAESPAEDAAEGPFCLPKNLARYFAARKGEGAHGCC from the coding sequence ATGTCCCACTGCACTACTGACTGCTCCTGCCATGACCAACCCCAAACCAAGTTGCAACCCCTGTCCATCGAGTTGCTCTATCTGGATAACGAGCACTGTTCGCGCTGCGCCGAGACCGAGCGCAATCTGAACGAAGCGATACAACGCACGACGCCGGTGTTGGAGGCGTTGGGACGGGAAGCGCAATTGACCGCCATCCATGTGGAGAGCGAAGAGAGCGCGCGGGAGTTGCGTCTGCGCGCTTCGCCTACCATTCGCATCGACGGTCGCGATATGCTGGGCGCAGATGAAGAGACTCCCTGCGCCCCCTGTTCGGAGTTGGCCGATGGCGCGGCGGTGACCTGTCGCGCCTGGAGCTGGCGCGGTGAGGGCATGGACGAACCGCCGGTGGGTCTGTTGGTGGAGGAGATTCTGCGCGCGGCTCTGGATGCGCCACAGAGCAGCGCGGAATCCCCTGCCGAGGACGCCGCCGAGGGGCCATTTTGCCTGCCGAAAAATCTGGCGCGCTACTTCGCCGCGCGCAAAGGAGAGGGCGCCCATGGGTGCTGTTAG
- a CDS encoding bacteriohemerythrin — MEDRRSELYPQLRLTGVQAVDLQHEVLFSLLDSLRMETQRESSAFSVDSAIKALKLYVQTHFTYEESLMLAQSYEHYGDHLTEHRAFEKELPDLERELDDLEDKSAREEALTRIMRFLESWLTHHINEIDTELFGDPKNFRPAA, encoded by the coding sequence ATGGAAGACCGCAGAAGTGAACTCTATCCGCAGTTGCGCCTGACCGGCGTGCAAGCGGTGGATCTACAGCATGAAGTGTTGTTCTCACTGCTCGATAGTTTGCGTATGGAGACCCAGCGCGAATCGTCGGCGTTTAGCGTCGATAGCGCCATCAAGGCGCTTAAACTCTATGTGCAGACGCACTTCACTTATGAAGAGTCGTTGATGTTGGCGCAGAGCTATGAACACTACGGCGACCATCTGACCGAACATCGCGCGTTTGAAAAAGAGCTGCCGGACCTGGAGCGTGAGCTGGATGATCTGGAGGACAAAAGCGCCCGTGAAGAGGCGCTGACGCGCATTATGCGCTTTCTGGAGAGCTGGCTCACCCACCACATCAACGAGATCGACACCGAACTGTTTGGCGACCCGAAAAACTTCCGCCCTGCGGCGTAA
- a CDS encoding sigma-70 family RNA polymerase sigma factor, which produces MGAVSPDATALIEQIARRYGQRVLAYARKRLPSVDQAEEAAQETFARAWRHRHALARAVNPEAWLFAVARSVVADQRRRAGRVLPASGAAAEAEAASSWTPLAPCVAPLLAQLPVKYREAVRAADLQGEAQSALALRLGLSPSAARSRVQRGRILLKQALLRCCVVERDARGGLLQARARQAAVCAPACDPGGVGDGVSG; this is translated from the coding sequence ATGGGTGCTGTTAGTCCTGACGCAACCGCATTAATTGAGCAGATCGCCCGGCGATACGGCCAGCGCGTGCTGGCCTATGCGCGCAAGCGGCTGCCCAGTGTGGACCAGGCCGAAGAGGCGGCGCAGGAGACCTTCGCTCGCGCCTGGCGGCATCGGCACGCCCTGGCGCGGGCGGTCAATCCCGAGGCGTGGCTGTTTGCGGTGGCGCGCTCGGTGGTGGCGGATCAGCGACGCCGCGCCGGGCGCGTCCTCCCAGCATCGGGGGCGGCGGCGGAAGCGGAGGCGGCGAGCAGTTGGACGCCGCTGGCCCCCTGTGTGGCGCCGCTGCTGGCGCAACTGCCGGTCAAATATCGCGAGGCGGTGCGGGCGGCGGATCTGCAGGGCGAAGCGCAGAGCGCGTTGGCGCTGCGCCTGGGGCTGTCGCCGTCGGCGGCGCGCTCGCGGGTGCAGCGTGGGCGCATTCTGCTCAAACAAGCCCTGCTGCGCTGCTGCGTGGTTGAGCGCGATGCGCGCGGCGGACTGTTGCAGGCGCGGGCGCGTCAAGCGGCTGTCTGCGCCCCGGCCTGTGATCCAGGAGGAGTCGGTGATGGCGTCTCAGGATAA
- the uvrA gene encoding excinuclease ABC subunit UvrA, translating to MSEKHIVIRGAREHNLKNVNLEIPRNALTVITGVSGSGKSSLAFDTLSAEGQRRYVESLSAYARQFLAMQNKPDVDSIDGLAPSIAIEQKSTSRNPRSTVGTITEIYDYLRLLYARIGQPYCHSCGKPIESQTVSQMVDAVMELPERSKLLLLSPIVRGRKGEYKKELAALRKEGFARVVIDGETYDMDDLPTLNKKVKHTIEILVDRLIVKPGIETRLADSLETALKMADGVARVEILGDESKDWLFSEKNACSDCNISYPEIEPRLFSFNNPFGACPSCDGLGAQEYFDPALIVPNDDLSLRDGAVAPWSKPSQRIAQEQLYTVADHFDIDVNLPWRELPETFRDIVLHGSGEEKIRFKYHGFRRRATSQRPWDGVIPMLQRRYLETDSDDIREDLGKFRDASPCPVCNGRRLRKEALHVRVGQEDIAGLTALPLREAMRYCEDLNMTPKQAAIAERILKEVLDRLGFLVAVGLDYLTLDRAAGTLSGGEAQRIRLANQIGSGLVGVLYILDEPSIGLHQRDNQRLLDTLVKLRDLGNTVVVVEHDEDAIRTADFVVDMGPGAGEHGGAVVACGSPAEIAAHPESLTGLYLSKAFNILPPEQRRKPDPKRVVELKNVTTHNLQAVSTQIHLGLLTCVTGVSGSGKSSLILDTLYPALAQRLNGSRVPSGQFERITGLEQLDKVIHMDQSPIGRTPRSNPATYTGLFTPIRELLAGTPEARARGYQSGRFSFNVKGGRCEACAGDGLIKIEMHFLPDVFVECDICHGARYNRETLQIHYKGKNIAEILELTVEEGLAFFDAIPAIRGRLQTLLDVGLGYMRLGQSATTLSGGEAQRVKIARELSKRATGRTLYILDEPTTGLHFDDIRKLVEVLQRLADTGNTVVIIEHNLDVIKCADWLIDLGPEGGSGGGRIIAEGTPEQVAANAGSWTGRYLEPLLK from the coding sequence ATGTCTGAAAAACATATCGTTATTCGCGGCGCCCGCGAACACAATCTCAAGAATGTCAATCTCGAGATTCCACGCAACGCCCTGACCGTCATCACCGGCGTCTCTGGTTCAGGCAAATCCTCGCTCGCCTTCGACACCCTCTCGGCGGAGGGACAACGCCGCTATGTGGAGTCGCTCTCGGCCTACGCGCGGCAGTTCCTGGCCATGCAGAACAAACCCGACGTCGACAGCATCGACGGTCTGGCCCCCTCCATCGCCATCGAACAGAAGAGCACCAGCCGCAACCCGCGCTCCACCGTGGGCACCATCACCGAGATCTACGACTACCTGCGCCTGCTCTATGCGCGCATCGGCCAACCCTACTGCCATAGCTGCGGCAAGCCCATCGAGTCGCAGACCGTCAGTCAGATGGTGGATGCGGTGATGGAGCTGCCGGAGCGCTCAAAACTCCTTTTGCTGTCGCCCATCGTGCGCGGCCGCAAGGGCGAATACAAGAAGGAGCTGGCGGCGCTGCGCAAAGAGGGCTTCGCGCGGGTGGTGATCGATGGCGAAACCTATGACATGGACGACCTGCCCACGCTGAATAAAAAGGTCAAGCACACCATCGAGATTCTGGTGGATCGCCTGATCGTCAAGCCGGGCATCGAAACCCGTCTGGCCGACTCCCTGGAGACCGCGCTGAAGATGGCCGACGGCGTGGCGCGGGTGGAGATCCTCGGCGATGAGAGCAAAGATTGGCTCTTCTCGGAAAAGAACGCCTGCTCCGACTGCAACATCTCCTATCCCGAGATCGAACCGCGCCTGTTCTCCTTCAACAACCCCTTCGGCGCCTGCCCCAGTTGCGACGGACTGGGCGCCCAGGAGTACTTCGATCCGGCGCTGATCGTGCCCAATGACGACCTCTCCCTGCGTGATGGCGCGGTGGCGCCGTGGTCCAAACCCTCCCAGCGCATCGCCCAGGAGCAGCTCTACACCGTCGCCGACCACTTTGACATCGACGTCAATCTGCCCTGGCGCGAGTTGCCCGAAACCTTCCGCGATATCGTTCTGCACGGCTCGGGGGAGGAGAAGATCCGCTTCAAATATCATGGCTTCCGTCGTCGCGCCACCTCTCAGCGGCCGTGGGATGGGGTGATCCCCATGCTGCAGCGGCGCTATCTGGAGACCGACTCCGACGACATTCGCGAGGATCTGGGCAAGTTCCGCGACGCCTCGCCCTGCCCGGTGTGCAATGGCAGGCGTCTGCGCAAAGAGGCGCTGCACGTGCGCGTGGGGCAGGAGGATATCGCCGGGCTCACCGCGCTGCCGCTGCGCGAGGCGATGCGCTACTGCGAAGATCTCAACATGACCCCCAAGCAGGCCGCCATCGCCGAGCGCATCCTCAAGGAGGTGCTGGACCGGTTGGGCTTTCTGGTGGCGGTGGGGCTGGACTATCTGACCTTGGATCGCGCCGCCGGGACGCTGTCGGGCGGCGAGGCGCAGCGCATCCGTCTGGCCAATCAGATCGGCTCGGGGCTGGTGGGGGTGCTGTACATCCTCGACGAACCCTCCATCGGTCTGCACCAGCGCGATAACCAGCGCCTGCTGGACACCCTGGTAAAGCTGCGCGATCTGGGCAATACGGTGGTGGTGGTGGAGCACGACGAGGACGCCATTCGCACCGCCGACTTCGTGGTGGATATGGGCCCCGGCGCGGGCGAGCATGGCGGCGCGGTGGTGGCGTGCGGCTCGCCGGCGGAGATCGCCGCTCACCCGGAGTCGCTCACCGGGCTCTATCTGTCCAAAGCATTCAATATTCTGCCGCCGGAGCAGCGCCGCAAGCCTGATCCCAAGCGTGTGGTTGAACTGAAAAACGTCACCACCCACAACCTGCAAGCGGTCTCCACCCAGATCCATCTGGGGCTGCTCACCTGCGTCACCGGCGTCTCCGGTTCGGGCAAATCGAGTCTGATTCTGGACACCCTCTATCCGGCGTTGGCCCAGCGTCTCAACGGCTCGCGGGTGCCGTCGGGACAGTTCGAGCGCATCACCGGTCTGGAGCAGTTGGATAAGGTGATCCATATGGATCAATCCCCCATTGGCCGCACGCCGCGCTCCAACCCCGCCACCTACACCGGCCTGTTCACCCCCATTCGCGAACTGCTGGCGGGCACGCCGGAGGCGCGCGCGCGGGGCTATCAGTCGGGCCGCTTCAGCTTCAACGTCAAAGGCGGCCGCTGCGAGGCGTGCGCAGGCGACGGTTTGATCAAAATCGAAATGCACTTCCTGCCCGACGTCTTCGTCGAGTGTGATATCTGCCACGGCGCCCGCTATAACCGCGAGACGCTGCAGATCCACTACAAGGGCAAGAACATCGCCGAGATTCTGGAACTGACGGTGGAGGAGGGGCTGGCGTTCTTCGACGCCATCCCCGCCATTCGCGGGCGCTTGCAGACCTTGCTGGATGTCGGCCTGGGCTACATGCGTCTGGGGCAGTCGGCCACCACCCTCTCCGGCGGCGAGGCGCAGCGGGTGAAGATCGCCCGCGAACTCTCCAAGCGCGCCACCGGGCGCACCCTCTATATCCTCGACGAGCCCACCACCGGATTGCACTTCGACGACATCCGCAAACTGGTGGAGGTGTTGCAGCGGTTGGCCGACACCGGCAATACGGTGGTGATCATTGAGCACAATCTGGATGTGATCAAATGCGCCGACTGGCTCATCGATCTGGGGCCGGAGGGGGGCTCTGGCGGCGGGCGCATCATCGCCGAGGGGACGCCGGAGCAGGTGGCCGCCAACGCCGGTTCCTGGACCGGGCGCTATCTGGAGCCGTTGCTCAAATAG
- a CDS encoding precorrin-2 dehydrogenase/sirohydrochlorin ferrochelatase family protein — protein sequence MSQYMAELNLTDRAVLIVGGGQVARRKLNGLAECGARITVAAPQIDAGIQQQAAAWGGTLRRIPFHETLLNAAPRWTLVFAATGEAALNRRIAALCNQRALLCNCADGAEESGFRVPAVIRDDPIMAAVSTGGASPALSRALKEHFQENLQPGWAELARLFGAQREAVKQALPEDAARYRFWRETALAARDRLTHAPQENARWLQQRLQAAQQDADANRA from the coding sequence ATGTCGCAATATATGGCGGAGTTGAATCTGACGGATCGAGCGGTGCTGATTGTGGGCGGCGGGCAGGTGGCGCGGCGCAAACTGAACGGCCTGGCGGAGTGCGGCGCGCGCATCACCGTGGCGGCGCCGCAGATCGACGCCGGGATTCAGCAACAGGCCGCCGCCTGGGGCGGAACGCTGCGGCGGATCCCCTTCCATGAGACGCTGCTAAACGCCGCGCCGCGCTGGACGCTGGTGTTCGCCGCCACCGGCGAGGCCGCGCTCAACCGCCGCATCGCCGCCCTGTGCAACCAACGTGCGCTGCTGTGCAACTGCGCCGATGGGGCCGAGGAGAGCGGCTTTCGCGTACCCGCCGTGATCCGCGATGACCCCATCATGGCGGCGGTGAGCACCGGCGGCGCCTCACCGGCGCTGTCGCGCGCCCTCAAGGAGCATTTTCAGGAGAATCTGCAACCCGGATGGGCGGAATTGGCGCGGCTATTCGGCGCCCAGCGCGAGGCGGTGAAGCAGGCGCTGCCGGAGGATGCGGCGCGCTATCGCTTCTGGCGTGAGACGGCGCTGGCGGCGCGGGATCGACTGACCCACGCGCCGCAAGAGAACGCCCGATGGCTGCAACAACGGCTGCAAGCGGCGCAGCAGGATGCAGACGCCAACCGCGCCTGA